A stretch of Streptomyces vietnamensis DNA encodes these proteins:
- a CDS encoding ABC transporter ATP-binding protein yields the protein MVRVEGLRRSYGTGEAAVHALRGVSFDIPRGELVALKGRSGSGKTTLLNLVGGLDTPDGGRIVIDGTDLSTLGENGLLELRRDRIGFIFQSFGLLPILSAAENVGVPLRLRKADPEEREERVALMLGLVGLADHANQRPGELSGGQQQRVAIARALANKPALLIADEPTGQLDAETGLAVMQLLRAVVRSEGCTALVATHDPQLLGLADRVLELSDGEIIEH from the coding sequence ATGGTCCGCGTCGAGGGCCTGCGCCGCTCGTACGGCACGGGCGAGGCCGCCGTCCACGCCCTGCGCGGGGTCTCCTTCGACATCCCGCGCGGCGAGCTCGTCGCGCTCAAGGGCCGCTCGGGCTCCGGCAAGACGACCCTGCTCAACCTCGTGGGCGGCCTCGACACCCCCGACGGGGGCCGGATCGTCATCGACGGCACCGACCTGTCCACGCTCGGCGAGAACGGGCTCCTGGAGCTGCGCCGCGACCGGATCGGCTTCATCTTCCAGTCCTTCGGGCTGCTCCCGATCCTCTCCGCCGCCGAGAACGTGGGCGTGCCCCTGCGGCTGCGCAAGGCGGACCCCGAGGAGCGCGAGGAGCGGGTCGCCCTGATGCTCGGGCTCGTGGGCCTCGCCGACCACGCGAACCAGCGGCCGGGAGAGCTCTCCGGCGGCCAGCAGCAGCGCGTCGCCATAGCCCGCGCCCTCGCGAACAAGCCGGCGCTGCTGATAGCCGACGAGCCGACGGGCCAGCTGGACGCGGAGACCGGGCTCGCCGTCATGCAGCTGCTGCGCGCCGTGGTGCGCAGCGAGGGCTGCACGGCCCTGGTCGCCACCCACGACCCCCAGCTGCTCGGTCTGGCGGACCGGGTCCTGGAGCTGAGCGACGGCGAGATCATCGAGCACTGA
- a CDS encoding response regulator: MTRVLVVDDEPQIVRALVINLKARKYEVDAAPDGATALRLAAERHPDVVVLDLGLPDMDGVEVIKGLRGWTRVPILVLSARQTSDEKVEALDAGADDYVTKPFGMDELLARLRAAVRRAEPVGGAEDGVVVVETEGFTVDLAAKKVHRDGRDVRLTPTEWHLLEVLVRNSGRLVSQKQLLQEVWGPSYGTETNYLRVYMAQLRRKLETDPSHPRHFVTEPGMGYRFEH, encoded by the coding sequence ATGACCCGGGTCCTCGTGGTCGACGACGAGCCGCAGATCGTCCGCGCCCTGGTGATCAACCTGAAGGCGCGGAAGTACGAGGTCGACGCCGCGCCCGACGGTGCCACCGCCCTCCGGCTCGCCGCCGAACGCCACCCCGACGTCGTCGTCCTCGACCTCGGACTGCCCGACATGGACGGCGTCGAGGTCATCAAGGGCCTGCGCGGCTGGACGAGGGTGCCGATCCTGGTCCTCTCCGCCCGGCAGACCTCCGACGAGAAGGTCGAGGCGCTCGACGCGGGCGCCGACGACTACGTCACCAAGCCCTTCGGCATGGACGAGCTCCTCGCCCGGCTGCGCGCGGCCGTGCGCCGCGCCGAGCCGGTCGGCGGTGCCGAGGACGGCGTCGTCGTGGTCGAGACCGAGGGCTTCACCGTCGACCTGGCCGCGAAGAAGGTGCACCGCGACGGACGCGACGTCCGGCTCACCCCCACCGAGTGGCACCTCCTGGAGGTCCTGGTCCGCAACAGCGGCCGCCTCGTCAGCCAGAAGCAACTGCTCCAGGAGGTCTGGGGACCCTCGTACGGCACGGAGACCAACTACCTCCGGGTGTACATGGCGCAGCTCCGCCGCAAGCTGGAGACCGACCCCTCCCACCCCCGTCATTTCGTCACCGAACCGGGCATGGGGTACCGCTTCGAACACTGA
- a CDS encoding potassium channel family protein has translation MHIVIMGCGRVGAALAQTLEQQGHTVAVVDQDPTAFRRLGSGFGGRRVTGVGFDQDTLREAGIEEAGAFAAVSSGDNSNIIAARVAREMFGIENVAARIYDPRRAEVYQRLGIPTVATVRWTADQMLRRLLPSGAEPLWRDPSGGVQLAEVHTSPAWIGHKVSRLQEETGVRVAFLTRLGEAILPTSQTVLQEGDLVHVMMRTDEIAKVEAAFAEGPEEGGH, from the coding sequence GTGCACATCGTCATCATGGGCTGCGGGCGAGTGGGAGCCGCTCTCGCGCAGACCCTCGAACAGCAGGGGCACACCGTCGCGGTCGTGGACCAGGACCCGACGGCTTTCCGCCGTCTGGGCTCGGGGTTCGGCGGCCGGCGGGTCACGGGCGTGGGTTTCGACCAGGACACGCTGCGTGAGGCCGGGATCGAGGAGGCCGGTGCCTTCGCCGCGGTGAGCAGCGGCGACAACTCCAACATCATCGCGGCGCGGGTCGCGCGCGAGATGTTCGGCATCGAGAACGTGGCGGCGCGGATCTACGACCCGCGTCGCGCCGAGGTCTACCAGCGCCTCGGGATCCCGACGGTCGCGACGGTCCGCTGGACCGCCGACCAGATGCTCCGCCGGCTGCTGCCCTCGGGCGCGGAGCCGCTGTGGCGCGACCCGAGCGGTGGCGTGCAGCTCGCCGAGGTGCACACCTCCCCGGCGTGGATCGGCCACAAGGTGAGCCGGCTCCAGGAGGAGACCGGCGTCCGCGTCGCCTTCCTCACCCGGCTGGGCGAAGCGATTCTGCCGACCTCGCAGACGGTGCTCCAGGAAGGTGACCTGGTGCACGTGATGATGCGTACGGACGAGATCGCGAAGGTCGAGGCGGCCTTCGCCGAGGGTCCCGAGGAGGGCGGTCACTGA
- a CDS encoding OB-fold nucleic acid binding domain-containing protein: MSAAPRTEKQAGRFRRMLDRLSSSPEDLESEELQEDADASGCTRISDCSDRQIVKVTGTLRTVTLRPRAGVPALEAELFDGTAPLDVVWLGRRSIVGIEPGRKLIASGRISMSHGRRVLFNPKYELRPLGQE; encoded by the coding sequence ATGAGTGCTGCACCACGTACAGAGAAGCAGGCCGGACGGTTCCGCCGGATGCTCGACCGGCTCTCCTCCTCCCCGGAGGACCTGGAGTCGGAGGAGCTCCAGGAGGACGCCGACGCCTCGGGGTGCACGCGTATCTCCGACTGCTCCGACCGACAGATAGTCAAGGTGACTGGTACCTTGCGCACGGTCACGCTGCGTCCCCGGGCCGGTGTGCCCGCGCTGGAGGCCGAACTCTTCGACGGCACGGCACCGCTCGACGTCGTGTGGCTCGGCCGGCGCTCCATCGTGGGCATCGAACCCGGTCGCAAGCTGATCGCCTCCGGCCGGATCTCCATGAGCCACGGCCGGCGGGTCCTCTTCAATCCCAAATACGAGCTCCGACCGCTCGGACAGGAGTAG
- the dut gene encoding dUTP diphosphatase produces the protein MRNPVDVLIRRVDPEVPIPAYGHPGDAGADLVTTEAAVLAPGERAVLPTGVSIALPDGYAAFVHPRSGLAARCGVALVNAPGTVDAGYRGEIKVIVVNLDPREDVRFERFDRIAQLVVQQVEKVRFHEVAELPGSARAEGGFGSTGGHAAVDGTTGGNRYASVVSDREGQ, from the coding sequence ATGCGCAACCCTGTCGACGTACTGATCCGGCGAGTGGACCCGGAGGTGCCGATCCCGGCCTACGGGCATCCCGGCGACGCCGGGGCCGACCTCGTGACCACCGAGGCCGCCGTACTGGCCCCCGGGGAGCGCGCCGTGCTGCCCACCGGGGTCTCCATCGCCCTGCCGGACGGGTACGCGGCCTTCGTGCACCCGCGCTCCGGTCTCGCGGCCCGCTGCGGAGTGGCGCTCGTGAATGCCCCGGGGACGGTGGATGCCGGGTACCGTGGAGAGATCAAGGTGATCGTGGTCAATCTCGACCCGCGCGAGGACGTGCGGTTCGAACGATTCGACCGGATTGCCCAACTCGTCGTCCAGCAGGTCGAGAAGGTGCGCTTCCACGAGGTGGCGGAGCTTCCCGGTTCGGCGCGGGCCGAGGGGGGCTTCGGGTCCACCGGCGGTCATGCCGCCGTGGACGGCACGACGGGTGGGAATCGATACGCTTCGGTCGTATCCGACCGGGAAGGACAGTGA
- a CDS encoding DUF3710 domain-containing protein produces the protein MFGRRKKSGAAEDAASEAEQVVDAVEDEDGAEAPRRVNLPPAPRPDGPWDISEVAKPDEGRVDLGGIFVPGVEGMELRVEVAGDAIVAATVVLRDSAVQLQAFAAPKNEGIWGEVRDEIATGIVQQGGAIDEVEGPLGWELRAQVPVQLPDGNRGVQLVRFVGVDGPRWFLRGVISGQGAVQPEAAGLLEQIVRDTVVVRGDGPMAPRDPIVLKLPNDAQMVPDGVQQEEQENSRFSGGMGQLQRGPEISEIR, from the coding sequence GTGTTCGGACGTCGCAAGAAGAGCGGTGCCGCCGAGGACGCGGCGAGCGAGGCCGAGCAGGTCGTCGACGCGGTGGAGGACGAGGACGGCGCCGAGGCGCCGCGCCGCGTGAACCTTCCGCCGGCGCCCCGGCCCGACGGGCCCTGGGACATCTCCGAGGTCGCCAAGCCCGACGAGGGCCGCGTGGACCTCGGCGGGATCTTCGTGCCCGGTGTCGAGGGCATGGAGCTGCGCGTGGAGGTGGCGGGCGACGCGATCGTCGCGGCCACCGTCGTCCTGCGCGACAGCGCCGTACAGCTGCAGGCCTTCGCCGCTCCCAAGAACGAGGGCATCTGGGGCGAGGTCCGCGACGAGATCGCCACCGGCATCGTCCAGCAGGGCGGTGCCATCGACGAGGTCGAGGGCCCGCTCGGCTGGGAGCTGCGGGCCCAGGTCCCGGTGCAGCTGCCGGACGGCAACCGCGGCGTGCAGCTGGTCCGCTTCGTGGGCGTCGACGGACCCCGCTGGTTCCTGCGCGGAGTGATCTCCGGGCAGGGCGCGGTCCAGCCCGAGGCCGCCGGCCTCCTGGAGCAGATCGTCCGGGACACCGTGGTCGTCCGCGGCGACGGCCCGATGGCCCCGCGCGACCCGATCGTCCTCAAGCTGCCGAACGACGCGCAGATGGTGCCGGACGGCGTGCAGCAGGAGGAGCAGGAGAACTCCCGCTTCTCCGGCGGCATGGGTCAGCTCCAGCGCGGTCCGGAGATCTCCGAGATCCGCTGA
- a CDS encoding DUF4193 domain-containing protein: protein MATDYDTPRKTDDDVDSDSLEELKARRNDKSTSTVDVDEFEAAEGLELPGADLSNEELAVRVLPKQADEFTCMSCFLVHHRSQLAREKNGQPICRDCD, encoded by the coding sequence ATGGCAACGGATTACGACACCCCACGCAAGACCGACGACGACGTCGACTCGGACAGCCTTGAGGAACTGAAGGCCCGCCGGAACGACAAGTCGACCTCGACCGTCGACGTCGACGAGTTCGAGGCCGCCGAAGGCCTGGAGCTTCCCGGCGCCGACCTCTCGAACGAGGAGCTGGCCGTCCGGGTCCTGCCCAAGCAGGCCGACGAGTTCACCTGCATGAGCTGCTTCCTCGTGCACCACCGCAGCCAGCTGGCCCGGGAGAAGAACGGCCAGCCGATCTGCCGCGACTGCGACTGA
- a CDS encoding sensor histidine kinase: MGRGKLRIYLGAAPGVGKTYAMLSEAHRRVERGTDCVVAFVETHGRPRTEVMLRGLEKVPRRILEYRGTTFPEMDVDAVLARKPAVALVDELAHTNMPGSRNPKRWQDVAELLAAGIDVVSTLNIQHLESLGDVVEAITGVRQRETVPDEVVRRADQIELVDMSPEALRRRMAHGNVYTPDKVDAALSNYFRPGNLTALRELALLWTADRVDEYLQQYRGEHNIRSTWQARERIVVGLTGGPEGRTLIRRATRLAEKGAGGEVLAVYIARSDGLTAASPKELAVQRTLVEDLGGTFHHVIGDDIPSALLEFARGVNATQIVLGSSRRRTWQYVLGPGVGQTVARDSGPDLDVHIVTHGEVAKGRGLPVARGARLGRSRILGGWLVGVAGPVALALLLTHIDADLGLANDMLLFLALTVGAALLGGFLPALASAAVGSLLLNWFFTPPLHRLTIADPLNIVAIAVFFGVAMSVASVVDLAARRTHQAARLRAESEVLSYLAGSVLRGETSLEALLERVRETFSMESVALLERTDEVEPWTRAASVGPHPAVRPEEADVDMPVGDHLALALSGRVLPAEDRRVLGAFAAQAAVVLDRQRLVGEAEEARKLAEGNKIRTSLLAAVSHDLRTPLASIKASVSSLRSDDVEWSEEDRAELLEGIEAGADRLDHLVGNLLDMSRLQTGTVTPLIRPVDLDEVVPMALGGVPDGSAELDIPETLPMVEVDKGLLERAVANIVENAVKYSPEGVPVAVAASALGDRVELRVVDRGPGVPDEAKDGIFEPFQRFGDAPRGAGVGLGLAVARGFVEAMGGTLGAEDTPGGGLTMVLTLRAAPGGPQAVPAADLPAHAVT, encoded by the coding sequence ATGGGACGCGGCAAGCTTCGGATCTACCTCGGCGCTGCGCCGGGCGTAGGCAAGACCTACGCCATGCTCTCCGAGGCTCACCGCCGGGTGGAGCGCGGCACGGACTGCGTGGTGGCCTTCGTGGAGACCCACGGACGGCCGCGTACGGAGGTGATGCTGCGCGGCCTGGAAAAGGTCCCGCGCCGCATCCTGGAGTACCGGGGGACCACCTTCCCCGAGATGGACGTCGACGCGGTCCTCGCCAGAAAGCCCGCCGTCGCCCTCGTCGACGAGCTCGCCCACACGAACATGCCGGGTTCCCGGAACCCCAAGCGGTGGCAGGACGTCGCCGAACTCCTCGCGGCCGGCATCGACGTCGTGTCCACCCTCAACATCCAGCACCTGGAATCCCTCGGCGACGTCGTCGAGGCGATCACCGGCGTACGGCAGCGGGAGACCGTCCCCGACGAGGTGGTGCGCCGGGCGGACCAGATCGAGCTGGTCGACATGTCCCCGGAGGCCCTGCGGCGCCGGATGGCCCACGGCAACGTCTACACCCCGGACAAGGTCGACGCGGCCCTCTCCAACTACTTCCGCCCCGGCAACCTCACGGCCCTGCGCGAGCTGGCCCTGCTCTGGACCGCCGACCGGGTCGACGAGTACCTCCAGCAGTACCGGGGCGAGCACAACATCCGCTCCACCTGGCAGGCCCGGGAGCGCATCGTCGTCGGTCTGACCGGCGGCCCCGAGGGCCGCACCCTCATACGGCGCGCCACCCGGCTCGCCGAGAAGGGCGCGGGCGGCGAGGTCCTCGCCGTCTACATCGCCCGCAGCGACGGGCTCACCGCGGCCTCCCCGAAGGAACTGGCCGTCCAGCGCACCCTCGTCGAGGACCTCGGCGGAACGTTCCACCACGTCATAGGCGACGACATCCCCTCCGCGCTCCTGGAATTCGCCCGCGGGGTCAACGCCACCCAGATCGTCCTCGGCTCCAGCCGCCGCAGGACCTGGCAGTACGTGCTCGGCCCCGGCGTCGGCCAGACCGTGGCACGCGACTCCGGGCCCGACCTCGACGTCCACATCGTCACCCACGGCGAGGTCGCCAAGGGCCGGGGCCTGCCGGTCGCGCGCGGGGCCCGCCTCGGCCGCTCCCGGATCCTCGGCGGCTGGCTCGTCGGCGTCGCGGGCCCGGTCGCCCTGGCCCTGCTCCTCACGCACATCGACGCCGACCTCGGCCTCGCCAACGACATGCTGCTCTTCCTCGCCCTGACGGTCGGTGCGGCGCTCCTCGGCGGCTTCCTGCCGGCGCTCGCCTCGGCGGCCGTCGGTTCCCTCCTCCTCAACTGGTTCTTCACCCCGCCCCTGCACCGGCTGACCATCGCCGACCCCCTGAACATCGTCGCCATCGCCGTCTTCTTCGGCGTCGCGATGTCGGTCGCCTCGGTGGTGGACCTGGCCGCCCGGCGCACCCACCAGGCCGCCAGACTGCGCGCCGAGTCCGAGGTGCTCTCCTACCTCGCCGGCAGCGTGCTGCGCGGCGAGACGAGCCTGGAAGCCCTCCTCGAACGGGTCCGGGAGACCTTCTCCATGGAGTCCGTGGCCCTGCTCGAACGGACCGACGAGGTCGAGCCCTGGACCCGGGCCGCCAGCGTCGGCCCCCACCCGGCGGTACGGCCCGAGGAGGCGGACGTCGACATGCCGGTCGGCGACCACCTGGCCCTCGCCCTGTCGGGCCGGGTGCTGCCCGCCGAGGACCGGCGGGTGCTCGGCGCCTTCGCCGCCCAGGCCGCGGTCGTCCTCGACCGGCAGCGCCTCGTCGGCGAGGCGGAGGAGGCCCGGAAGCTGGCCGAGGGCAACAAGATCCGTACGTCCCTGCTCGCCGCCGTCAGCCACGACCTGCGGACCCCGCTCGCGAGCATCAAGGCCTCCGTCTCCTCGCTGCGCTCCGACGACGTCGAATGGTCCGAGGAGGACCGGGCCGAGCTCCTGGAGGGCATCGAGGCCGGCGCCGACCGCCTGGACCACCTCGTGGGCAACCTTCTCGACATGTCCCGCCTCCAGACCGGCACCGTCACCCCCCTGATCCGTCCCGTCGACCTCGACGAGGTCGTCCCCATGGCCCTCGGCGGCGTCCCGGACGGCAGCGCCGAGCTCGACATCCCCGAGACGCTGCCCATGGTCGAGGTCGACAAGGGCCTCCTGGAGCGGGCCGTCGCCAACATCGTGGAGAACGCCGTGAAGTACAGCCCCGAGGGCGTGCCCGTCGCCGTCGCCGCCAGCGCGCTCGGCGACCGGGTCGAGCTGCGGGTCGTCGACCGCGGCCCCGGCGTCCCCGACGAGGCCAAGGACGGCATCTTCGAGCCCTTCCAGCGCTTCGGCGACGCCCCGCGCGGCGCCGGCGTCGGCCTGGGCCTCGCCGTCGCCCGCGGCTTCGTGGAGGCCATGGGCGGGACGCTCGGCGCCGAGGACACCCCCGGCGGCGGCCTCACCATGGTGCTCACCCTGCGGGCCGCGCCGGGCGGGCCCCAAGCCGTTCCGGCCGCCGACCTCCCGGCCCACGCCGTGACCTGA
- a CDS encoding PaaI family thioesterase produces the protein MTATSAALTPPADAIPPVRHPDAPAPGELLGAHYEYCFGCGGGQPHGLHLEARAGEGVTVTAEFTVTPDHQGAPGLAHGGVLATALDETLGSLNWLLRVIAVTGRLETDFARPVPVGTVLHLEAAVTAVHGRKIYSTAVGRIGGPEGPVAVRADALFIEVKVDHFIDNGRPEEIQAAMSDPDQVRRARAFEVNP, from the coding sequence GTGACTGCAACATCTGCCGCCCTCACCCCGCCGGCCGACGCCATACCGCCGGTACGCCACCCCGACGCGCCGGCCCCCGGCGAGCTGCTCGGTGCGCACTACGAGTACTGCTTCGGGTGCGGCGGCGGGCAGCCCCACGGCCTCCACCTGGAAGCGCGCGCGGGCGAGGGCGTGACGGTCACCGCCGAGTTCACGGTGACCCCCGACCACCAGGGCGCCCCCGGCCTCGCGCACGGCGGCGTGCTCGCCACCGCGCTCGACGAGACCCTCGGCTCCCTGAACTGGTTGCTGCGGGTCATCGCCGTGACCGGACGACTGGAGACCGACTTCGCCCGGCCCGTTCCGGTCGGCACCGTGCTCCACCTGGAGGCCGCCGTCACCGCCGTGCACGGCCGCAAGATCTACTCGACCGCCGTCGGCCGGATCGGCGGGCCCGAAGGCCCCGTCGCCGTCCGCGCCGACGCCCTCTTCATCGAGGTCAAGGTCGACCACTTCATCGACAACGGCCGCCCGGAGGAGATCCAGGCCGCCATGTCCGACCCCGACCAGGTCCGGCGCGCCCGCGCCTTCGAGGTGAACCCCTGA
- a CDS encoding DUF3093 domain-containing protein — MQPSVPSPSPAPSPAPSAAPRFDERLSAPRSWWVIVGLLGLSGALIMFPLGTVPMLGGLIAAAVIAGVVVSSYGSARIRVVAGSLVAGDARIPVAALGAAEALDAEEARAWRMHKADPRAFMLMRSYVPGAVRVEVTDPADPTPYVYLSSREPEALVAALEAERAQGLR; from the coding sequence ATGCAGCCTTCCGTACCGTCCCCGTCTCCGGCCCCCTCCCCCGCGCCCTCCGCGGCGCCGCGTTTCGACGAGCGGCTGTCGGCGCCCCGCTCGTGGTGGGTGATCGTGGGTCTGCTCGGTCTCTCCGGCGCCCTGATCATGTTCCCGCTGGGCACGGTCCCGATGCTGGGCGGCCTGATCGCGGCGGCGGTGATCGCCGGAGTGGTGGTCTCCTCGTACGGCTCCGCGAGGATCCGGGTGGTGGCCGGTTCGCTGGTGGCGGGCGACGCGCGGATCCCGGTCGCGGCGCTCGGGGCGGCCGAGGCGCTGGACGCGGAGGAGGCGCGCGCGTGGCGCATGCACAAGGCGGACCCGCGGGCCTTCATGCTGATGCGCAGCTACGTGCCGGGGGCGGTACGGGTCGAGGTGACGGACCCGGCGGACCCGACGCCGTACGTGTACCTGTCCAGCCGTGAGCCGGAGGCGCTGGTCGCGGCCCTGGAGGCGGAGCGCGCCCAGGGCCTGCGCTAG
- a CDS encoding sensor histidine kinase: MATTPAPHPQAPPKPTWDPRDPVRPLLRPTIRIRLTLLYGGMFLIAGILLLSIIYLFTAQALSDSTSQLPFKVVNGTVQPTTSWCTLPESPTGDQLNNAVTLCLRHQSDIALEDLLRRSLFALLGLSIIAFAFGYAMAGRVLSPLGRITRTARQVASSDLSRRIELDGPDDELKELADTFDDMLDRLERAFTAQQRFVANASHELRTPLAINRTLLEVHLSDPGAPVELHQLGKTLLATNERSEQLVEGLLLLARSDNEIIERKPVDLAEVAERGVDQVHAEAEAKGVEIRGERESAVVQGNGVLLERIVLNLLQNAVRYNVPEGGWVEVTTEAKDGQAVLVVSNTGPVVPAYEIDNLFEPFRRLRQERTGSDKGVGLGLSIARSVARAHGGRIIAEPREGGGLVMRVTLPI; the protein is encoded by the coding sequence ATGGCCACGACCCCCGCACCCCACCCCCAGGCGCCACCGAAACCGACCTGGGACCCCCGGGACCCCGTCCGGCCGCTGCTGCGCCCGACCATCCGGATACGGCTCACGCTGCTGTACGGCGGGATGTTCCTGATCGCCGGCATCCTGCTGCTGTCGATCATCTACCTCTTCACCGCCCAGGCGCTCAGCGACAGCACCTCCCAGCTGCCCTTCAAGGTCGTCAACGGCACGGTCCAGCCCACCACCTCCTGGTGCACGCTGCCCGAGTCCCCCACCGGCGACCAGCTCAACAACGCCGTCACGCTCTGCCTGCGGCACCAGAGCGACATCGCCCTGGAAGACCTGCTGCGCCGGTCCCTGTTCGCCCTGCTGGGCCTGAGCATCATCGCCTTCGCCTTCGGCTACGCCATGGCGGGACGGGTGCTCTCCCCGCTCGGTCGGATCACCCGGACCGCCCGCCAGGTGGCCAGTTCGGACCTGTCCCGGCGGATCGAGCTGGACGGCCCGGACGACGAGCTCAAGGAGCTCGCCGACACCTTCGACGACATGCTGGACCGCCTGGAGCGGGCCTTCACGGCCCAGCAGCGGTTCGTCGCGAACGCCTCGCACGAGCTGCGGACCCCGCTCGCGATCAACCGCACCCTCCTGGAGGTCCACCTCTCGGACCCCGGGGCGCCGGTGGAGCTCCACCAGCTCGGCAAGACCCTGCTCGCCACCAACGAGCGCAGCGAGCAGCTCGTCGAGGGCCTGCTGCTGCTCGCCCGGAGCGACAACGAGATCATCGAGCGCAAACCCGTGGACCTGGCCGAGGTCGCCGAGCGGGGCGTCGACCAGGTCCACGCCGAGGCCGAGGCCAAGGGCGTGGAGATCCGCGGCGAGCGCGAGTCGGCCGTCGTCCAGGGCAACGGCGTGCTCCTCGAACGGATCGTGCTGAACCTGCTCCAGAACGCCGTCCGGTACAACGTGCCGGAGGGCGGCTGGGTGGAGGTCACGACCGAGGCCAAGGACGGCCAGGCGGTCCTGGTCGTCTCGAACACGGGTCCCGTGGTCCCCGCGTACGAGATCGACAACCTCTTCGAGCCGTTCAGAAGGCTCCGGCAGGAGCGGACCGGCAGCGACAAGGGGGTCGGTCTCGGCCTGTCGATCGCCCGGTCCGTGGCCCGCGCCCACGGCGGCCGTATCATCGCGGAGCCGCGCGAGGGCGGCGGACTCGTGATGCGCGTCACACTGCCGATCTGA
- a CDS encoding potassium channel family protein encodes MRVAIAGAGAVGRSIAGELLENGHEVLLVDKAPTAISVERVPQAEWLLADACEITSLDEAALQRCNVVIAATGDDKVNLVVSLLAKTEYGVPRVVARVNNPKNEWLFNEAWGVDVAVSTPRLMSALVEEAVSVGDLVRLLRFSHGDANLVELTLPPESAVAGTQVGEVAWPQDTSLVTIIRGSRVLTPGPEETLEAGDELLFVAAQAREEQLEDLLQVRRETPES; translated from the coding sequence ATGCGTGTCGCTATTGCGGGCGCGGGTGCGGTGGGCCGTTCCATCGCGGGCGAGCTCCTGGAGAACGGGCACGAGGTCCTGCTGGTCGACAAGGCGCCGACCGCCATCTCGGTGGAGCGGGTGCCGCAGGCGGAGTGGCTGCTCGCCGACGCCTGCGAGATCACCTCGCTGGACGAGGCGGCGCTGCAGCGCTGCAACGTGGTGATCGCGGCGACCGGTGACGACAAGGTGAACCTGGTCGTCTCGCTGCTCGCGAAGACCGAGTACGGCGTGCCGCGCGTGGTCGCCCGGGTGAACAACCCGAAGAACGAGTGGCTGTTCAACGAGGCCTGGGGCGTGGACGTGGCCGTTTCGACGCCGCGTCTGATGTCGGCCCTGGTCGAGGAGGCGGTGAGCGTCGGCGACCTGGTCCGGCTGCTGCGCTTCAGCCACGGCGACGCGAACCTGGTCGAGCTGACGCTCCCGCCGGAGTCGGCGGTGGCCGGTACGCAGGTCGGCGAGGTCGCCTGGCCGCAGGACACCTCGCTGGTGACGATCATCCGCGGTTCGCGGGTGCTTACGCCGGGCCCCGAGGAGACCCTGGAGGCCGGCGACGAGCTGCTGTTCGTGGCCGCGCAGGCCCGCGAGGAGCAGCTGGAGGACCTCCTGCAGGTCCGCCGGGAGACCCCCGAGTCCTGA
- a CDS encoding DUF3159 domain-containing protein, whose translation MTSLDKPTADRSTPDRSTPDQDAQADKAVTEAALFEAFGGLRGMIETVLPGLLFVTIFTINKDLHVSAIAALAVSLVLVAVRLIRRATVKHAFSGVFGVAFGVVFAMMTGNAKDFYLPGMLYTLGLALAYIITALAGVPLIGLILGPVFKENLSWRTRNPGRKKAYTKASWAWGLILLAKVAILFPLYWWADSTKFGWVSVALKIPPFLLAVYLTWVFLAKAPAPIDVFAEMEAEERAEKERKAAAAAQRHPEA comes from the coding sequence GTGACGTCCCTCGACAAGCCGACCGCGGATCGCTCGACCCCGGACCGGTCGACCCCGGACCAGGACGCCCAGGCGGACAAGGCCGTGACCGAGGCCGCGCTCTTCGAGGCCTTCGGCGGTCTGCGGGGCATGATCGAGACGGTCCTGCCCGGCCTGCTGTTCGTCACGATCTTCACGATCAACAAGGACCTGCACGTCTCGGCGATCGCCGCGCTCGCGGTCTCGCTCGTCCTCGTGGCCGTCCGGCTGATCCGCCGGGCCACCGTCAAGCACGCCTTCAGCGGCGTCTTCGGCGTCGCCTTCGGCGTGGTCTTCGCGATGATGACGGGCAACGCCAAGGACTTCTACCTGCCGGGCATGCTGTACACCCTGGGCCTCGCCCTGGCGTACATCATCACCGCGCTCGCCGGAGTGCCCCTGATCGGCCTGATCCTCGGCCCGGTCTTCAAGGAGAACCTCTCCTGGCGCACCCGCAACCCGGGCCGCAAGAAGGCGTACACGAAGGCCAGCTGGGCCTGGGGCCTGATCCTGCTCGCGAAGGTCGCGATCCTCTTCCCGCTGTACTGGTGGGCCGACTCGACCAAGTTCGGCTGGGTCTCCGTGGCCCTGAAGATCCCGCCGTTCCTGCTCGCGGTCTACCTCACCTGGGTGTTCCTCGCGAAGGCCCCGGCACCGATCGACGTCTTCGCCGAGATGGAGGCCGAGGAGCGCGCCGAGAAGGAGCGCAAGGCGGCCGCCGCCGCGCAGCGCCACCCGGAGGCCTGA